The following coding sequences are from one Salvia hispanica cultivar TCC Black 2014 chromosome 3, UniMelb_Shisp_WGS_1.0, whole genome shotgun sequence window:
- the LOC125215971 gene encoding brefeldin A-inhibited guanine nucleotide-exchange protein 2-like, translating into MHRARLSYKNIFILFDVVHAVASHARNINSNGVLRQKLKELGSVMQMDDPPLLRLETESYMNCLKFLQNLALDRPLSYEESEVESYLVNLCQEVLQFYIVVACSGHLPGSSLDRQPQWTIPPGSGRRTELAARAPLIVAVLKAIGTLGDSSFHKNLSCFFPLLSSLIGCEHFSNEVQLVLSDVLHSSVGPILLRSC; encoded by the coding sequence ATGCACAGAGCTCGATTATCgtataaaaacatttttatccTTTTCGACGTCGTGCATGCTGTGGCATCTCATGCTCGCAATATAAATAGCAATGGAGTGCTACGTCAAAAGCTCAAAGAACTCGGGTCCGTGATGCAAATGGACGATCCTCCTCTACTTCGCCTTGAGACTGAGTCTTACATGAATTGCCTCAAATTTCTGCAGAATCTTGCACTTGATAGACCACTTAGTTATGAGGAGTCAGAAGTGGAGTCTTATCTTGTCAACCTCTGCCAAGAGGTCTTGCAGTTCTACATTGTAGTTGCCTGCTCGGGACATCTTCCCGGCTCATCTCTCGACAGGCAACCACAGTGGACGATACCACCAGGATCTGGAAGACGAACAGAACTGGCTGCACGAGCACCTCTTATCGTTGCTGTTCTAAAGGCTATAGGTACCTTAGGAGATTCGTCATTCCATAAGAACTTGTCTTGCTTCTTTCCATTGCTTTCGAGCTTGATAGGTTGTGAACACTTTTCAAATGAGGTCCAACTCGTGCTGAGTGATGTACTCCACTCATCAGTGGGTCCAATTCTCCTACGTTCGTGTTGA